ATCagcataaatatataatgaaaatacatgaaaaatatatataggggTTATATTAAACATGATGACATACAATCAAATACCAGATGGTGCtatgtatgaatttattttttattaaaatacctaTTAAGCATTCAACACAAACATAGTTAATGACATGCCTGTGAAAGTATTCAGGGGTGAAATGTACTGATCTCTGAAACTTACCAGGAAACACATCACAAAAAGAAAGGGGgctgataggggcacctgggtggctcagtccgttaagcgacccacttcagctcaggccatgatctcacagtccgtgagttcgagccccgcatcaggctctgtgcattGCTACTGTCTACACAAATGTTCTTTGCTGCTCCCTACACTATTTGAGACAGTCCAGTATACAGTGTTTAtgtaactaaaattattttaaccttttaaaagaaacagatgagCTATTAGAACACCCTACCCTGGAAGTGCAATATTCCCACTTGTCCTGTGAGCCTCTTCCCTCTGCCGTAGGGTCTGGGTCTGTCCTATgagcctcctccctctgtcctaggctctgggctgaggctcCTCCTCCTAGGACTCTGATAAGAGCTCTCTTGTTCCTAACGACGCAGGACCAAACGATCCAGAGACAAACGCATCTCCGTTGGGACCATGGCCACAGCACCGCATCTGTCCCTGAGCCAGGGAACTCACCTTCTGAGGCCTCGACTGGCTCTTCTGTAGACTAGGAAGCCCAGGGGCGGCTGAGCCGGAGCCCGCAGGAGGTGAGCAGTGGTCTCACTGATGCGCCCTGACCCTGGAAACAACGACCGCACAGGAGATGCAGTGAGCAACCTCTCTGAGGCAGTGAAAGTGAGGAAAACCCAGATGGAATACTTTATGGAAGCAGCCACAAGGCCTCGTTTCAGTGTTAAGAGTAAACGCTTAGTAGCAGCCTGACTGTCGCCAGACAAGGAGCTAAGCACTGCGTCATCCCATAAGGGTCCTGGCTGTGGACTCGAACTGATTGCCCGCTCTGTCGCTTTGATTCATTCAGTGAAAAagttgagtgcctactgtgggCCTGTCCAACGTGTTGCAGGTACATCAGTGAACAAAGTTATCAGAGTTCCCCGACCCTGCGGAGCTGTGTTCTAGCAGGGAAGGCACACAGCAAGCACAAAGTTGATACATTTCGGGAACGCTCCTTAGAAACGCATAGGTGCTAGAAGGATCTCCCGGggttttctagctgtgtgactctggacagGCTACGAGCCTTTCTGTTCTTGCTTTCTCGCGATATAATGAAGACAATCGTAGTACCTACTCACAGCCCTCGGGAGGATGACCATGCACCCAAGGGCGCCTCGCACGGACTAGACACTCAGCAAACGGCCGCTGAACCTGACCCAACGACTCAATGACAGTATCACTGGCTGTCGCCCCCGGCCCGTCGCCCACACTCAGCCCAGGGCCCCGAGGTCGCAGGGGCGCGAACCCAtcacccccacctgccctccgGCCCGTGCCTGCTCCGCCTCCCGGTACTTGGCTACCAGAACCCGCCAGCCAGGTCGGAGGACAACAAGCTGCGCGACCTCGCGCCGCCCTCGGGTCAGCGGAGCACTTCCGCTCCCGGCGCCCCGCAGCCCGAGGTCGGAGCGCGGCGCACGCGCAGGAGCTGCTTCGGGGGCCTCCACGGCCAATGGCCAAGATGGCGCGAGTCGCGGCCAGTGATACCGACGGGGTTCGTCTGGGGCATGATGTAGGGACCGGAGCGGGCGACCGTTTTCCGGACGAGTCGCACGAGAGGCCGGGGGGCGGCGAGGGGCCGGCGGACGGTCGCAGAGGCCCCGGTCCCGCCGCCTCCGAGGCCGAGGCGCCGTCTCCCTCGCCGTCTGCCGCGCACCCTCCATCCCCCGAAGCCGCGCTCTCCGCTGCCTTCAGCTTCTCGGGATGAGAAAGGGTAGTGGGGCCTGCTGCCGTTCTCAGCGACACATGGGCGCCGCCATCTTGGGGGCGGGGCCTGTCCCTGGGAACCGGGCCTGCCCCAGGGGTCAGAGAGCAGAGGGCGGGCTCCGTCGGGGGAGTGGCCCGGAAGAGCGCTTGGGAGCgggcggggagggcgggtgaTGCGCTCAGTGGGAGAAACCCCGATGCCCGGGTCTCCTGAAATAAATCGTGTTACTCCCGTGTCTGCGACCCAGGGCGTCCAGGGAGAGTCTGGTGTTTGCTTTTTGATAACACCGCGTAAAGTAGCCGAGCGTGTTGTTCTCTGTGCCGGCCGGTGTGCCAGCCGGTGGCAGCATGGCCTGCTAAAAAGGCCTGTAAGTGCCTTGAGGAAAGTTTTCTGGTTCTCTTCAGGGTCTGGGGAAAGAGCCCCAAGCGTGTGCTGCCCCTGGAGCTGCCTGCCACGAAGCAGAACTCTTTGGTCCGGGCACCGCAAGGTTCCAGCTCAGATCCACCCGATTGCTTCTGTGCCCGAGCcagcaggtgccaggcactgttgcgAGAAGCACGTGACAAAACCGTCGTGGAGCCGTCATAGGCGTATGGGATCTCCATTGGAGCATactgctctgtccctgtctttccctttcccctccgaGGTAACTGACATTCCCGGGTGGTTTGGATGCATCAGAGCCCAAACTTCCACCGCAGAGTTCTGGGAAGTGAGTGTCCCAAGCCTTGTGTAGGAGTCCCAGGAGAGAAGCCTGTTTGCCCTCAGGGGAGTGGGCATTGCCACCAGTGTCAGTTCTTTGCGCATTTGTAAGCGATGGCCAGTCCTCGAGAGACCATCGTATTTGCTTCTAGAGGAGAGGCGACCTGCTAACCTTTTCAGACATCGGTATCAGGAGACCAGAAAATTAATATGATCGTGTCCCAAGGACAGTAGAGAAACCCCCAGCTGCAGAAGGACCTCGTCTTTGGCCCTGGTCAGACTGTCCCCATACCCTGATAACACAGGAGCAAGTTGATGGGCATGTGGTTGGTTATTGCTCACGCAGTGCCAGTTTTTCCTAGCAGTGAGTCAGGCGACTAGCAAGTAAGAAACACGCCAagctggggcggctgggtggctcagtcggtttcatgtctgacttcgtctcaggtcgtgatctcacggttcgtgagttccagcccggcgtagggctccatgctggcagctcagaggctggagcctgcttcagattctgtgtctccctctctctctgcccctcccctgctcacgctctgtctctttgtctgtctcaaaaagaagtaaacattcaataaaattaaattaaaaaaagaaagaaacgccAAGGTGCCCCTCCAGCCCATGCTATGCCCCATACTCAGCTCAGGCTTTCAGGTTCTTCCTGAGGATTACCTGGGCAAACAGCGATTGATGGTTCAATCAATCAAATCAGTTGATTGTATCTCTTAGAGCCCGGGACTTGACCCATGTCAGCCACCTGGCAAATGGTGGGTTTTTTGGTTCTCTCCCACAGACTGGAGAACATGCTGTTGGCCTTGCTGCACTTTCCTGCACCGTGGGCTCCCCTTTTGGTACCTTTTCCACAACTGGCCCTCTTGGTAAGGAACCATCTTCCCACCCTGCCTAGAATCACCACTCACCTccaactgaaaacatttttttaatggtaattaGGCTGTTAATTAAGTTCAAATTCATTGTGAAGGGGTAACTCAATGGAGCTTGGTTACTCaagcttttgaaagaaaagcCTGTCTCCGGAGGATTGGCCCTTTTCCAGCTCCTGGGAGGCCGCTGCTAAGCCCCTGTCATATTCTGCCCGATCAGAGTGTTTTTGGATTCCGGGCATCGCCGTCCTAGTTTGGCCAGATCGTTTCTACAAAGATTGTGACTTGCGGTGAACatctgtgtttgtatgtgtgaGGCCCTGGACCACGCTGTGTTCGTTTGACGCCTGGGGGCTGTCGACTGAgtagctgaagtcagtcacttggTTGCCGCATGCCTGCATGACCTCCAGTAGAGTCCCTGCACCCCAAGGCTTGGCTGAGCTCCCCTGGCCGGCAGCACTTAGCAGGTTTTGTGACGCACCATTCCTGGGAGAATTAAGCATTGACCCGCGTGACTCCTTTGGGAGAAAACAACTGATCTGTCACCACGGGTTTCTACTGGACGTCCCCCGTGTGCCTTTTTCCCCTTGCCAGTTGTCCTGTGCGCGCTCTCACTGTAACAGGTCATCACCGCATATAAAGCAGTTCAGAAGGACTCGCAGGACTCTGAAAAGTAGAACAGCTTTCCTGAGTCCCAGGGAATCTTCGAGCCTGACGAGGGTCTCGGAGACCCGCCTCACGCTGTTGCTACAGGTGCTCAGATCGGTACACGCTCTACCGTGTGATTCAAGCATCCCAGTAGGTGGACCTACTGAACCCAGTTGGACTGTGCCCTTGGCAATCCCCAGGTTGCAGACCTGATCCGGAACATCCTGAGGGCACTCGGAGGAGCGAGCGCGTGCCCCGGGGCAGGAGCTGAGCGGGCTTGCTTTCTTGCCACGTTCTGCTGAGGGTCCCTGGCACCTGCCAGAACACCTTCCTGGAGTTCTTCCCCACAATGGCCGAGGTGACAGGCCCATGGCGCAATGCCTTGATGGGATTCTGCTCTTTGAACTGCATGAGTTGCCCTAAAGAATGGAAGGCCAGTTGCAGGCGTTCGTCTCCGGGCTTGACTGCATGGCCCTTCCTGCAAGCTGGCCCTGCGGATTTCCGCAGGCAGGAGGGCACCAAGAGTGAGTGGCTGCTATAGTCAGAAATGAAGGTCTTTTCCCTTGTGGCAGTTCCTGCAGTCATTTGCGCTTTAAAGTCCCTTCCTATGGTGAAGTCACCATCTCCTCTGAACGTAACAGATGTTTTTGCCAAATATCTTTTCAATGGGTAACTTTTGCTGTAACACTGGTTCGTGTAATAAAATTACTGCCTAcaatcaaatacatttttacacTTCCGTCAGCTCTCTCTGTATGGATTTCCTACTGGTTAATAATGTTGAAGCACAAAACCAAATTCTCTTCtaaaaaatgttacttatttagagagagcgagcaagggaggggcagagagagagggagagaaagaaccccaagcgggctctgtgctgctagcacagagcctgatgcggggcttgaacccaccaaccatgagatggtgaccggaaccaaaaccaagagtggaacactcaatctactgagccacccagctgcccccaaaacAAAATTATTCATGTCTATCTGCAGTGTGAATTTCACATGCTAAGCCAGAGATGACCCATGGGTGACAATGattgaaatttcattttgttgtctgtaaTTATGATGAACAAAGTATGAGCTGTGGGTAAAATAACATACCTTAGATTCATACCCTCTCTGTTTTATATGAATTATCTGATGCTTGAGTAGGAGAGGAACACATTCCTTCCAATCTACATTCATTACATTCGTAGGGGTTTCTCCAACATGAATTCTTTCATGCTTGGCAACAGTTCGGCCATGTTTATATTTGGGATTTCCCAAATTTGGCACATTTGTAGGATTCTCCCCAGCAAAAATGGTCTCCTATTGGCATGGGTGAAGTCGTATCTAAAGGTCTTTTCTCATTCACCTCATGTATAGTTTCTGAGATGTGAGGATTGGCTAACTTAACGCATTTGCAGGATTTCCCTCCAATGTGAATTCTCTAACATTAAGTAAGGTGTGAGTATTGGCAAAAAGCTTCCCATGttccttactttattttttttaacatttttattgtttatttttgaaagagacagagcacaagtaggaagggacagagagagagagggagacacaggatccgaagcaggctccaggctccaagctgtcagcacagagcccaacacagggctcgaactctagaacctggagatcatgacctgagctgaagtcggatgcttaactgactgagccacccaggcaccccgtatgtGCCTTACTTTAACAAGGTTTCTACCCAATAGGAATTTTCTAGTGCTGAATAAATTGTAATCCAGAACTAAATGCATTTGCAAATTGATTTACACCCTAGGTTTTCTCTGTACCGTGTgttccctgatgttgagtgaaGTCTAAGCATTATATGCAAGTCTTTGCCATGTCTTGAGTTAGGagcgttttcatttttttctaatttttgaagtttattcattttgagagagagaacgagcagggggaggggcagagagagaggagggagaggatcccCAGCaaactccgtgctgtcagcacagagcccattgtggggcttgaactcacaaactcgagatcattacctgagctggaaccaagaggtggacgcttaactgaccgagccacccaggcgccccaggaggatTTTCTTCAAAAGACAATCTCTGTCCTTGAGCAGACAAGTAGAATTCTTTTCATGTCCGTTTTATTTCAGGGGTTTTTCTTCTGCATAAGCAACTTGCTTTGTTGTGACTAAATGTATTTGGGAATTTTTGATCCTACGTATAATATTGTGGTTCTCTAACTCCTTTTGTGAAAATGTTCTTGTTTAACAACCACTGACTGCAAATGGAAACCTTCCCCAGGTTTGTTACATTTGCCTCttcttttttcagtgtttttctttagtATGGATAACTCTCTTTTACCTGAAAGgcttcccttttcccctctgcATCTCAAATCAACCTTTGCAttgtcagttgtttttttttctgcagtgaaAATTGTATCATTGTCCATATGCATGGACATCCTGGGTAGATAGCAACTAGGGACTTGGTAGAATCTAGACTAGCTGTCATGTGCCCGTCAATGATAGTAAACTACATATGCTAGGAAGAATGTTGCCCATCAAAAAGCAagaatacaaacattaaaaaaaaatttttttaaaggggggcgcacctgggtggctcagtcagttaagcatccgacttacacttgggtcatgatctcacagttcatgagttcgagccccgcatcaggctctgtgctgacagctcagaaaccggagcctgcttcccattctgtgtctccctctctctctgcccctcccctgctcattctctcgctctcgctctcgctctctctctctctcaaaaataaaacattaaaaaaatgtttaaagcaagaATACAACTGTAAATACACCTAAAAAGATTGCACATCAtctatatagaagaaaataaactgtGTTCCTGAATGTAAACTCAATACTGTAAAAGACCCATTGTCCATAAACCTAGGCCATGAATTTCAGGCAATTTGAATCAATATCGTAAATAGGATCGAGGGCCTATAGTacaatccttttctcttttagtttagCTTTAGTTTTAgaggagcggggagaggggcagagggaaagggagagagagagaatctcaggctccgcacccagcacacagcccgatgtggggttccatctcaacgaccgcgagatcatgatcgtgtggtcatgacctgagccgaaaacaagagttgggcccttagccaactgagccacccaggcgctgatacaattctttattttaactGGCAGGAAATAACAGATATGAAAACCACTAAGAATATCTGAGGTTAGTTGTAATAAAGGAAGACTTACAAGATATTATACCCCATTATGAGCTACAATAAGTAAACTATGTGACATAGGATGGAATTAAAGAGatcactgaggggcgcctgggtggcttagttaagcatctgacttcagctcaggtcatgatctcacggtccatgagttcgagcccccaagtcaggctctgtgctgacagctcggagcctggagcttgcttcggattatctctctctctctcaaaaataaataaacattggggcacctgggtggctcagtcggttaagcatccgacttcggctcaggtcatgatctcacagtccgtgagttcgagccctgcatcgggctctgtgctgacagctcagagcctggagcctgtttcagattctgtgtctccctctctcggaccctcccccgttcatgctctgtctctctctgtctcaaaaataaataaacattaaaaaaatttttttaaatcactgaaacaaaaaatcagaatcaAGTGTATGAAACACTAAATGTATAAAGCTTAGCTAACAACAGTAtgaaaaaatgaactgaaaaggGAATTTGactttatataaagttttataaatttacttAATGCTAAGTTGTAATGGTTGACAAGTCCGTAAAAGAGGTCCAGTGTATTTCATGCATATATGGGAAATAATATGTGATAAAAATGTTGGGTAAACAAAAACAACCCGAAGCCATAAAGTAAATcctagacttcattaaaatatctttaaaatccagaagaaggggcacctggctgactcagtcagtagagcagctAGCTATCTGATcgttgatctcggggttgtaagttcaagccccacattgggtgtagagattacttaaaaaacattttttaagacatGGATATTTCTGATAGCCAAGTAGAATTAGAATAAACATTATCAAATCCAAAAGTGAACAcatgccacaaaaaaaaaaaatcaaaagaccaACTGTaccttggggaaaatatttgcaacgtTTATGGCAAAGAGTTCATATCCCCAATAAACAATGTCCCCACAAACTGTTATGTAAAAGAGAATATGCAAATGGTGAAGAatatgaagttttgtttttcttttgaatgataCACCATGTGGTTATAGCTTCCAAGGTGGAAGAAAGGAATTTCATATCTGAGGAGGAAGCATGATGAATCTCATATCCACATCTGACTCTGACTTTTTTCTAAGCTCTAACTCTACATTTCCCCTTGCCTGATGCACTTAATGCATGGAAATCAAATTCACAAATCTATGAAGACCCAGACAAACTCATCATATTTTTAATCACACAGTAACATATGATCATTGCATTAAAATTActgagaagaggggcacctgggtagctcagtggattaagtgtccaacttcggctcaggtcacgatctcgtggtccgtgagttcgagccccgtgtcgggctctgtgctgacagctcggagcctggagcctgcttcagattctatgtctccctctctctctgcccctcccgcactcacactcagtctccctgtgtctcaaaaaatgaataaccattaaaaaaaattttttttaattactgagaaGAAACTGGAATCTTCTACtttgctggcaggaatgtaaaaagggacagccactttggaacacaatttagcagttcctcaaaaagttaaacatagagttaccatatgacccagcaatttcactcctaggtgtacacccaagagaattgaaaacgtgttcacacacacatacgcacacacacgcgcacacacacacacttgtacacAAGTGTCCATAGCTGTGTTATTCCTAGAaaccaaaagtggaaacaaaacaaatgtcaatCAAGCGAcgaatagataaacaaatgatggtatatccatgcaataaaatatcacttagccatgaaaaggaatgacaCTGATACGATATCcagtgtggatgaaccttgaaaacattttaagtggaaaaagccacacacaaaaaacccacatagtatattattccatttataagaaatagcCAGccgaggggcatctgggtggcttagccagttgacTGCCCCACTTCGGCTTATGTCATggtctcatgagttcaagccccacattgagcctactgctgtcagcacaaagcatgCTTGGAAtcgtctgtccccctccctctctgtctctcccccacttgtgatctctctctgtctctcaaaaataaaaataaacagagcatAACACcacaacaaagtaccacaactggaaatttattgtctcacaattctggagaccAAAAATCTGAGATCGAGCCGTTGTCAGGGCCCATGCTCCCTCTAAAGGTCCTAGGGAAGGATTTGTTCCAGACTTCTCTCCTAGCTTATGATAGTTCTTTGGCTTGTCACAGCATGAATCTAAACGAATCTTCACGagtgttctctgtgtgtgtgtgtgtttggcatgATACCAtgaatatactaaatgccactgaactgaaCACTTtcgggttgttttttttttaatagtcatttaTTTTAAGGGCGAGAGTGAACacgagacagggaggggcagagagagagggagagagagaactccaagcagactctgcgctgtcagcacagagcccgaggcggggcccGAAGTCAcgaaaaccgtgagatcgtgacctgagccaaaaccaagagttggtcgcttaagtgactgagccacccaggcgctccagaacTGAACACTTTGCAATAGCGAAGCTTATGTTACATGAGTAAAATTTAATTTAACGATGAGAAAAACACCTTAAATCTTCCGGTAAGGTTGTCTTATTCAAGCATGGGTATGTTGTTATTCCCCACCACTTCTTTATGAGTTCCCGATAGGACAGAGATTTTTGTATAGATTGTACCTCACTTCCTAGAATACTGTTGGGAACATAATAGATGctccataaacatttgttgaatgaatagataaatggGAGGTTTCATACCTTGTCTTAAATTTGTGCATTTCAGAAGTAAAGTATCTTAAAAATATGTAGCCCTTAAAACgaatctgcttttatttatttattttttaatgtttatttatttttgagagagagacagagtgtggctaggggaggggcagagagagagggagacccagaatccgaggcaggcttcaggctccgagctgtccgcacggagcccaacgcggggctcgaacccacgatctgtgagatcatgatctgagctgaagtcaaatgcttaactgactgagccacccaggtccccctaatCTGCTTTTAAATACAGTCAAACCAGTGCTTTGTCTTCCCACTGCAGAAATCCTCTCATGACCTTAGTAGAGAGGGATGACAAGGTCTAATTCAGGCTCAGAACTGTACACAGAGCTTTTTAATGAAATGCAAGAGGAAAGTAGCAGAACTCATCATCCCTAAAATATTTCTCTCAGATGGACTTTCTGACCATCCGCCCACGTTCCTACTGTGTCAGTACTTGCTTTTGGGTTCCCATTTTCCCAACGGCTCTCCTGCCTTTCATGTAACCTCTCTGAATGGTTCCCCCTTTGGCTGAATCCAACCGGAAACCAGAAGGCAAGGGAGCCTGGTCGATGTGGAAGCCAGCCtcctaagacacacacacaggcaaggTAGAGAAGGGTGATGAGTGGGTCTGTAGAAGCACACAGAGATATCCAGCTCAGATACGAGGAGATAAAATTTTCCGAGTAGAGTTGTCAAGAGGTGGAACCCTATGTTCATTGCTGAATTGTTATCCCTAGTGGAGGCAAAGGTCACCTTTGGGCCTTGAATCCCATGTCTACCAGTTGTTGGATGGGGATTGCCCTTGGAGATGGGGCATAACTTTGGTTAAGTAACTTTTTTTCATCCAAGGACAATGCCTGGACGGAGACTCAGATGAGAGTTACTGGCTACCAAATCTCTAAGCAGCTGAAAGAATGAGGACCTTAGT
This region of Acinonyx jubatus isolate Ajub_Pintada_27869175 chromosome X, VMU_Ajub_asm_v1.0, whole genome shotgun sequence genomic DNA includes:
- the LOC113597561 gene encoding translation initiation factor IF-2-like, whose protein sequence is MEIPYAYDGSTTVLSRASRNSAWHLLARAQKQSGGSELEPCGARTKEFCFVAALFRATPPTEPALCSLTPGAGPVPRDRPRPQDGGAHVSLRTAAGPTTLSHPEKLKAAESAASGDGGCAADGEGDGASASEAAGPGPLRPSAGPSPPPGLSCDSSGKRSPAPVPTSCPRRTPSVSLAATRAILAIGRGGPRSSSCACAALRPRAAGRRERKCSADPRAARGRAACCPPTWLAGSGSQVPGGGAGTGRRAGSGRISETTAHLLRAPAQPPLGFLVYRRASRGLRR